The genomic stretch TGACTTGATAATGGTGCTGCTAAAAGTACCGAACGGTTATTAAATGTAGCTAAAACTGCACTCTTTCCAGATAGAGTTTGCACCTGTTGAATTGCCATATTTGGTTCTTTGCTCAGTTCTACCAAAACTACGGAAGCTTGTAAATTAGCAGGAATATCGGTTACTTTTGCTGAGAAAGAATGTACAACTGCATCTAGTCCTAATGCTCGCAATTGATTTGCTCGAAATGTAGAAGACTGTGCATTATCAAACCCACCAAAAAAAGTCATGGAAGTATTGAGATAACTACAGGGTATAGCGGCAATTGCGAGAAATTCTGGTAACTGAGGTAATAGATTAGCTGCACGATCTAGTATGACGACGTAACGTCGATTAGTTAGTTGTTGGCAGGTTGTCGTAGAAATTACAGGCTGAGCAATCACCGTTGAAGAATCGCTGAGACTATTTATTAAAGTAAGGCAAGTTAGAAAAATACAACTAGCGACATAATTGGTGGCAATTGCCCACGAGAATCTGCTGCTAAGTTTTAACGGTTTCATGTTGTTAAACCCATTACCTTTAGAGCCACTATTTTGATCATCTCTTTGCTGACCAATTTGTCATAGTTGAGATATACCACTATATGCTGCGAATTGTCATGACTAGATCAAACTTTTTCGGTCTTTTTCGGTCTTGATTTGGGGCAAATAAGTTTGATGGCACTCGTTGGGAAAATACTAAGCGTTAATACACAAAAGGCTCGCTTTGCGAGCCTTTTGTGTATTAAAACCCATTTTGGAGTTTTCAGTGTCTGCGAAAACTCTAAAAATATCTATCCTTCCCAGATTTTGGATAGAACTATCTGCGGGTCAATCGCTTTAAGAGATTGACCTGCGATCGCTTGTACATATTTGATGCGTTTTTCGGTAAGCGGAAGCAAATATCCAGCAGGAGTATTAGCGCCTAAAATCGCCACTATTGCCGTACCAACTGCAACACCCAATTGCATTGCGTCACCTTCAGCACAAATAAATAGATTTGCTGAGGCAATAAATGCGGTCAGCTTGCCGATATCCGTCGGACTAGTAATTATGAGATTTGGGACTTTGGCTGTTAATTGCTTCAGCAAATCAGCATTATTGACGCTGTCGATCGCCACAATTGGTAAATCGGGGAGTTTCGCTTGAATACTGAGCGCAATTGTTGCCCAACTCTCCGCAGGGTAGTTAGCATAAGCGCCACAATTTAGCAGGATAAAACCACTTTGCT from Pseudanabaena sp. BC1403 encodes the following:
- a CDS encoding glycosyltransferase family 9 protein, which codes for MKPLKLSREYDAAIVTQPSFSINILLWLSGIPQRISFAGQGDFLLTNIITADPQEYAAVQKHNLLMAINIQKLCPPIKVTLAKSDLDWATSEQKRLGIQQSGFILLNCGAYANYPAESWATIALSIQAKLPDLPIVAIDSVNNADLLKQLTAKVPNLIITSPTDIGKLTAFIASANLFICAEGDAMQLGVAVGTAIVAILGANTPAGYLLPLTEKRIKYVQAIAGQSLKAIDPQIVLSKIWEG